In Mongoliitalea daihaiensis, one DNA window encodes the following:
- a CDS encoding LacI family DNA-binding transcriptional regulator — protein MKLGQATIKDIAKELNVSLSTVSRALKNYPGISEDTKRKVKETAERLNYRPNAVALSLRQSRSFTIGVIIPEVVHFFFSTVISGIEEIAYANGYNVILCQTNEKYEREKSVLDTMLANQVDGLLVSFSKETKDFEHFTKLIALELPIVFFDRIPEIDDAVNVTVNDFQGAYNAVTHLLQEGYRKIAHISGPENLTITKQRKAGYLSALKDFDPSIAYSLIVECPSGNEEESFQLVKEIFQQPGEKPDALFAHHDMAAAGAMMALKSLGIRIPDEVGLVGYSNWQFSSMIDPPLSTVSQPGACIGETATKILLGMMNKTGNLEKEQRSVVLDTDLIIRKSSKR, from the coding sequence ATGAAATTAGGTCAAGCTACCATTAAAGATATTGCAAAAGAGCTAAATGTAAGCTTATCCACAGTTTCAAGAGCTTTGAAAAACTATCCGGGTATTAGTGAGGATACGAAAAGAAAAGTTAAAGAAACAGCTGAGCGGTTAAACTATCGGCCCAATGCTGTGGCATTAAGCTTGCGCCAAAGTAGGTCATTTACGATAGGAGTAATTATTCCTGAAGTAGTCCATTTCTTTTTCTCAACTGTTATCAGCGGTATAGAAGAAATAGCCTATGCCAACGGTTATAATGTAATCCTCTGTCAGACAAATGAAAAATATGAGCGAGAAAAGAGTGTTTTGGATACCATGCTCGCCAATCAAGTAGATGGGTTGTTGGTTTCCTTTTCTAAAGAAACCAAAGACTTTGAACACTTTACAAAGCTGATAGCATTAGAACTGCCCATCGTATTCTTTGACCGAATACCGGAAATTGATGATGCCGTGAATGTTACCGTGAATGATTTTCAGGGTGCATACAATGCCGTGACACATTTATTACAAGAAGGCTACCGGAAAATTGCACATATATCCGGCCCAGAAAATTTGACTATTACCAAACAGCGAAAAGCCGGTTACTTAAGTGCGTTGAAAGATTTTGACCCCTCGATTGCGTACTCTTTGATCGTTGAATGTCCCAGTGGAAATGAAGAAGAAAGTTTTCAGCTTGTCAAAGAAATTTTCCAACAACCAGGCGAAAAGCCTGATGCTCTATTTGCTCATCATGATATGGCAGCCGCAGGAGCTATGATGGCTTTAAAATCCTTGGGCATCCGCATACCCGATGAAGTAGGCTTGGTGGGGTATTCTAACTGGCAATTTTCTTCGATGATAGATCCTCCTTTGAGTACTGTTTCACAACCAGGAGCATGTATTGGCGAAACTGCTACAAAAATCCTTTTGGGAATGATGAACAAAACTGGAAATTTGGAAAAAGAACAAAGGAGCGTAGTACTCGACACAGATTTAATCATCAGAAAATCTTCCAAGAGATAA
- a CDS encoding SusE domain-containing protein: MRVLTKLSLAALMLPLIWSCGEVDNPPIIPQTSSNLVSAPSTIVIEEADSASMISFTVSPVDFGIPTDVEYTLQADRPGANFASPVDIGSSETTTITVRGDVLNRRAIAKGIVAGETGPLEFRVRATTTRALSPLIGATTTVNITTFATAEVVRNLFLVGDATAPGWNNNNNNPALFRDPENPDLYVYSGFFAQGAFKLIENLNNWRPQWGTDNGTTVRVNVGDDEPEAIPVASAGFYTFTVDLSDGSFSLVPFDGPTDRVFETIGIIGSATANGWDASTAMVGTNFDRHLWRITATLTAGDIKFRADNDWADNWGADTAISGVGVQGGPNIPVEAGNYTIWFSSLDGRYILIEQ; the protein is encoded by the coding sequence ATGAGAGTACTTACTAAACTATCTTTGGCAGCATTGATGCTCCCCCTTATTTGGTCTTGTGGTGAGGTCGATAATCCTCCAATCATTCCACAAACTAGTTCTAATCTTGTTTCTGCACCATCTACCATTGTAATTGAAGAGGCGGATTCAGCTTCCATGATTTCTTTTACTGTTTCTCCTGTGGACTTCGGAATACCAACAGATGTTGAATATACTTTGCAGGCAGATAGACCAGGGGCAAATTTCGCAAGTCCTGTAGATATTGGATCCTCAGAGACCACTACTATCACTGTACGTGGGGATGTATTGAATAGAAGAGCAATCGCTAAAGGAATTGTAGCAGGTGAAACAGGCCCTCTTGAATTTAGGGTAAGAGCCACTACTACCCGTGCCCTTTCTCCCTTGATTGGTGCAACCACTACGGTCAATATTACGACATTTGCGACCGCTGAGGTGGTTAGAAATTTATTCTTGGTCGGTGATGCTACAGCTCCAGGTTGGAACAATAACAACAATAATCCAGCTTTATTTAGAGATCCTGAAAATCCAGATTTATACGTTTATTCAGGTTTCTTTGCCCAAGGTGCATTTAAATTGATTGAGAATTTGAATAATTGGAGACCTCAGTGGGGAACTGATAATGGGACCACCGTTCGTGTAAACGTTGGTGATGATGAACCAGAAGCAATTCCTGTTGCCTCCGCAGGTTTCTACACATTTACTGTTGACTTATCAGATGGATCCTTTAGTTTAGTACCATTTGATGGTCCTACTGATCGTGTATTCGAAACAATTGGTATTATCGGTTCAGCAACTGCCAATGGTTGGGACGCTTCTACCGCTATGGTTGGGACAAATTTTGATAGGCATCTATGGAGAATTACCGCGACTTTAACTGCTGGTGATATTAAATTTAGAGCTGATAATGACTGGGCTGACAATTGGGGCGCAGATACTGCGATCTCAGGTGTAGGTGTTCAAGGCGGTCCTAATATCCCAGTTGAAGCTGGGAATTACACGATTTGGTTTAGCTCCCTCGATGGAAGGTATATTTTAATAGAACAATAA